A single Comamonas sp. NLF-1-9 DNA region contains:
- a CDS encoding CBS domain-containing protein gives MPTVSEVMTRGVRTLSPEDTLQFAAQAMDELSVGSVPVCDGQRVVGVVTDRDITVRATAHGLSPEHAQLAQIMSREVQCCYEDQSVEEAAQIMCDAQLRRLPVLDRSEQLVGILSLGDVAVRADTDEAAKALQGISIPSRPDRSGLSAAAGSAAGGADAR, from the coding sequence ATGCCCACAGTGAGCGAAGTCATGACCCGTGGCGTACGCACTCTCAGCCCCGAAGACACCCTGCAGTTTGCCGCGCAGGCCATGGACGAGCTCTCGGTGGGCTCGGTTCCGGTATGTGACGGCCAGCGCGTGGTGGGTGTCGTGACCGACCGCGACATCACGGTGCGCGCTACGGCGCATGGCCTGTCGCCCGAGCATGCGCAGCTCGCGCAGATCATGAGCCGCGAGGTGCAGTGCTGCTACGAAGACCAGTCCGTCGAAGAGGCCGCGCAAATCATGTGCGACGCCCAGTTGCGCCGCTTGCCGGTGCTGGACCGCAGTGAGCAGCTCGTCGGCATCCTCTCGCTGGGCGACGTGGCCGTGCGCGCCGACACGGACGAGGCCGCCAAGGCCTTGCAAGGCATTTCCATTCCTTCCCGACCCGATCGTTCGGGCCTCTCGGCTGCCGCCGGCAGCGCCGCAGGCGGCGCCGATGCCCGCTGA
- the hmgA gene encoding homogentisate 1,2-dioxygenase, whose product MTFEEITMSAQGYMPGFGNEFSTEALPGALPARGNSPQKAPYGLYAEQLSGTAFTAPRHANRRSWLYRIRPAAVQEPYEPCDIAPRWLSHFDEVPTPPNPLRWDPLPLPGPSAEVDFIDGMTTMGGNTGCAVHIYAANQSMGTRYFYDADGELLIVPQQGRLKIATEFGLIEVEPQEIAVIPRGVRFRVDLPEGPARGYVCENYGAHLRLPDLGVIGSNGLAHPRDFLTPVAAYEDKEGSFEMVAKFQGRLWRAPIGHSPLDVVAWHGNGAPYKYDLRKFNPIGSISYDQPDPSIFLVLHAPSSTPGVDTLDFVAFAPRVLAMQDTFRPPWFHRNIAGEFMGLVHGAYDAKAEGFAPGGASLHNSMIGHGPDAGTFDKASQHDTSQPDYIRDTMAIMFETPVVIQATRFALESPQRQRRYHECWMGLKKHFDPTRR is encoded by the coding sequence CTGACGTTTGAGGAGATCACCATGTCTGCACAAGGCTACATGCCGGGCTTCGGCAACGAGTTTTCCACCGAGGCGCTGCCCGGCGCGCTGCCGGCGCGCGGCAACTCGCCGCAGAAGGCGCCCTACGGGCTGTACGCGGAGCAGCTCTCGGGCACCGCCTTCACCGCACCGCGCCATGCCAACCGGCGCTCGTGGCTGTACCGCATCCGCCCGGCGGCGGTGCAAGAGCCCTACGAGCCCTGCGATATCGCCCCGCGCTGGCTCAGCCATTTCGACGAAGTGCCCACGCCGCCCAATCCGCTGCGCTGGGACCCGCTGCCCCTGCCCGGGCCGAGCGCGGAAGTGGACTTCATCGACGGCATGACGACCATGGGCGGCAACACCGGCTGCGCGGTGCACATCTACGCGGCCAACCAGTCCATGGGCACGCGCTACTTCTACGACGCCGACGGTGAGCTGCTCATCGTGCCCCAGCAGGGGCGGCTGAAGATAGCCACCGAGTTCGGCCTGATCGAGGTAGAGCCTCAGGAGATCGCGGTGATTCCGCGCGGCGTGCGCTTTCGCGTGGATCTGCCCGAAGGCCCGGCGCGCGGCTATGTCTGCGAAAACTACGGCGCCCACCTGCGCCTGCCCGATCTGGGCGTGATCGGCTCCAACGGCCTGGCGCACCCGCGCGACTTCCTCACGCCCGTGGCGGCCTACGAGGACAAGGAAGGCAGCTTCGAGATGGTCGCCAAGTTCCAGGGCCGGCTGTGGCGCGCGCCGATTGGCCATTCGCCGCTGGACGTCGTTGCCTGGCACGGCAATGGCGCGCCCTACAAATACGACTTGCGCAAGTTCAATCCGATAGGCTCGATCAGCTACGACCAGCCCGACCCGTCGATCTTCCTGGTGCTGCATGCGCCCAGCAGCACCCCCGGCGTCGACACGCTGGACTTCGTCGCCTTCGCGCCGCGCGTGCTGGCCATGCAAGACACCTTCCGCCCGCCGTGGTTTCACCGCAATATCGCCGGCGAGTTCATGGGTCTGGTGCATGGCGCCTACGACGCCAAGGCCGAGGGCTTTGCGCCCGGGGGCGCATCGCTGCACAACTCCATGATCGGCCACGGGCCGGACGCGGGCACCTTCGACAAGGCCAGCCAGCACGACACCAGCCAGCCCGACTACATCCGCGACACCATGGCCATCATGTTCGAGACGCCCGTGGTCATCCAGGCCACGCGCTTCGCGCTCGAGTCGCCCCAGCGCCAGCGCCGCTACCACGAATGCTGGATGGGGCTGAAGAAGCACTTCGACCCCACGCGCCGCTAG
- a CDS encoding ATP-binding protein — MGFSLGAAALILYIFLQPWISPKDLVWLALPIVGLGAAIGGPGPGLALLLAGYLALGWASPIHTRQALEPQALLLFLGQAALLLVMGSVVHRYRARALLAEERLRVATEETGLGVFELDLARKTVYASPVLASLVGMPEVARWQPFSAWQACLPPELIAENIKVLQMRMAEGLASYEREISLPRLQGGSLSLFVCVRARHAHGKVTRLFGTCLDVTERKAVNQRLVQARDQLSQQLSDLNHLHELSAQLLETPQLDTQLDMILSTLAYFHGARQGAILLCDDQAENLEIGASIGLDAEARALLGTSGTSACAAACQQRARVVITDVDLELHGTECQRLANQAGFRAIHSTPLLSPQGEMLGVLSIFLDTPRSATTRECTLADICARKAVLFIERMHARKALQDSQGRFEAVLEASGAPFVILEPIRENGVVADFRWTYVNLAATRALGKPPRELLGSRALESLAGLSRESAEFLQCLKALQTQRIVEFDTVSGRRRKARWFHCIVSAIHGSLAIWFTDITERIRNEQRLRHTDRRKDEFLATLAHELRNPLAPIGQAVRLLMSPQASPAQRRWACEVTDRQVRRMALLLDDLLDVPHIGRGTLTLRKTFSDINDILNAAMETARPNIDARKHSLSLQSSPAPIIIWADALRIAQVVSNLLNNAAKYTNPGGKIGVAVRREDDEVVIEVHDNGIGIPPASIPDVFRMFSQLRQTDDKTGGGLGIGLALSKGLVDLHGGTLSAYSEGRGCGSVFTVRLPLGYHGQPLLPLPAPKADPDASAARCKVLIADDNRDASETLAALLAAEGHETHSAYDGVQALALWREVKPDVCLLDIGMPGRSGYQVAREIRRQPGGEDTLLVAVTGWGQAQDRQASLAAGFDHHLTKPVNPEQITALLRVRQPA; from the coding sequence TTGGGTTTCTCCTTGGGTGCGGCGGCGCTGATTCTCTACATATTCCTTCAACCCTGGATCAGCCCCAAGGATCTGGTCTGGCTTGCCCTTCCCATCGTCGGCCTGGGCGCGGCAATCGGGGGACCCGGACCGGGGCTGGCGCTGCTGCTGGCCGGCTATCTCGCGCTGGGCTGGGCTTCACCGATTCATACGCGCCAGGCGCTTGAGCCACAAGCGCTGTTGCTCTTCCTCGGGCAGGCGGCGCTGTTGCTCGTCATGGGCAGCGTTGTGCACCGCTACCGCGCCCGTGCATTGCTTGCAGAGGAGCGCCTGCGCGTGGCGACCGAGGAAACCGGCCTCGGCGTCTTCGAGCTCGACCTGGCACGCAAGACGGTTTACGCCTCGCCGGTGTTGGCCTCTTTGGTCGGCATGCCCGAAGTCGCGCGATGGCAGCCCTTTTCCGCATGGCAGGCCTGTTTGCCACCGGAACTCATCGCCGAGAACATCAAGGTGTTGCAGATGCGCATGGCGGAAGGGCTGGCCAGCTACGAGCGCGAGATCTCGCTGCCACGCCTGCAGGGCGGCTCGCTGTCGCTGTTCGTCTGCGTCCGTGCGCGGCATGCGCACGGCAAGGTCACGCGCCTGTTCGGAACCTGCCTGGACGTCACCGAGCGCAAAGCGGTCAACCAGCGGCTGGTCCAGGCGCGCGACCAGCTCAGCCAACAGCTCAGCGACTTGAACCACCTGCACGAACTCAGCGCGCAACTGCTGGAGACGCCCCAGCTCGATACCCAGTTGGACATGATTCTGAGCACCCTGGCGTATTTCCATGGCGCGCGCCAGGGCGCAATCCTGCTGTGCGACGATCAGGCCGAAAACTTGGAAATCGGCGCGAGCATCGGTCTGGACGCCGAAGCGCGGGCGCTGCTCGGAACCTCGGGCACCAGCGCATGCGCTGCGGCCTGCCAGCAGCGTGCGCGCGTGGTCATCACGGACGTGGACCTTGAACTGCACGGCACCGAGTGTCAGAGGCTCGCAAACCAGGCCGGATTTCGTGCCATCCACAGCACACCACTGCTCAGCCCGCAAGGCGAGATGCTGGGCGTGCTGAGCATCTTTCTGGACACGCCGCGCAGCGCCACCACGCGCGAATGCACGCTCGCGGACATCTGCGCGCGCAAGGCCGTGCTGTTCATCGAGCGCATGCATGCACGCAAGGCGCTGCAGGACTCCCAGGGGCGCTTCGAGGCGGTGCTCGAAGCATCGGGCGCGCCCTTCGTGATTCTGGAGCCGATACGCGAGAACGGCGTCGTGGCCGACTTTCGCTGGACTTACGTCAACCTCGCGGCCACCCGTGCGCTCGGCAAACCGCCGCGCGAGCTGCTGGGCAGCCGCGCGCTGGAATCGCTGGCCGGCCTGTCACGGGAAAGCGCGGAGTTTCTCCAGTGCCTGAAGGCCTTGCAGACGCAGCGCATCGTCGAGTTCGACACTGTCAGCGGCAGACGGCGCAAGGCCCGCTGGTTCCATTGCATCGTTTCGGCCATCCATGGCAGCCTGGCCATCTGGTTTACCGACATCACCGAGCGCATACGCAACGAACAGCGCCTGCGCCACACCGACAGGCGCAAGGACGAATTTCTCGCCACCCTGGCCCATGAGCTGCGCAACCCGCTCGCGCCCATCGGCCAGGCAGTGCGGCTGCTGATGTCGCCCCAGGCATCGCCGGCACAGCGGCGCTGGGCTTGCGAGGTGACTGACAGGCAGGTCAGGCGCATGGCCTTGTTGCTCGACGATCTGCTCGACGTGCCGCATATCGGCCGCGGCACCTTGACGCTGCGCAAGACCTTCAGCGACATCAACGACATCCTCAACGCCGCGATGGAAACGGCGCGCCCCAACATCGACGCGCGCAAGCACAGCCTGTCGCTGCAGAGCAGCCCTGCGCCCATCATCATCTGGGCCGACGCCTTGCGGATTGCGCAGGTCGTCTCCAACCTGCTGAACAATGCCGCCAAATACACCAACCCGGGCGGCAAGATAGGCGTTGCAGTGCGCCGCGAGGACGACGAGGTCGTCATCGAGGTGCACGACAACGGCATCGGCATCCCTCCGGCTTCGATACCGGACGTGTTTCGCATGTTCTCCCAGTTGCGGCAGACGGACGACAAGACGGGCGGCGGCTTGGGGATAGGCCTCGCCCTGTCCAAGGGCCTGGTCGATTTGCACGGCGGCACGCTCAGCGCCTACAGCGAAGGGCGCGGCTGCGGCAGCGTTTTCACCGTGCGTCTGCCGCTCGGCTACCACGGCCAGCCCTTGCTGCCCTTGCCCGCGCCGAAAGCCGACCCGGACGCTTCGGCGGCGCGCTGCAAGGTGTTGATCGCCGACGACAACCGGGACGCGTCCGAAACACTGGCGGCCTTGCTGGCGGCCGAGGGGCACGAGACGCACAGCGCCTACGACGGCGTGCAGGCTTTGGCGCTCTGGCGTGAGGTCAAGCCCGATGTCTGCCTGCTCGATATCGGCATGCCAGGGCGCAGTGGCTATCAGGTAGCGCGCGAAATCCGCCGGCAGCCTGGCGGAGAAGACACGCTGCTCGTCGCGGTGACCGGCTGGGGCCAGGCGCAGGATCGCCAGGCGTCGCTTGCGGCCGGGTTTGACCACCATCTGACCAAACCGGTAAACCCGGAGCAGATCACCGCCTTGCTGCGCGTGCGCCAGCCGGCTTGA
- a CDS encoding putative toxin-antitoxin system toxin component, PIN family → MSEQAARVVLDTNIVVSALLFEQGQLAWWRHAWQDGSIAPIACKETTSELLRVLAYPKFRLTEADRQALLADFLPYVEVVGLPSPWPVLPQCRDVKDQVFLVLAHVASADALVTGDADLLALRATFPLPICTAHEYRQKH, encoded by the coding sequence ATGAGCGAGCAAGCAGCCAGGGTGGTGCTCGATACCAACATCGTCGTGTCCGCCCTGCTTTTCGAACAAGGCCAGCTGGCCTGGTGGCGCCACGCCTGGCAGGACGGCAGCATCGCCCCCATCGCGTGCAAGGAAACCACCAGCGAACTGCTGCGCGTGCTGGCCTATCCCAAGTTTCGCCTCACCGAAGCCGACAGGCAGGCCTTGCTGGCCGATTTTCTGCCCTACGTCGAGGTTGTCGGCCTGCCTAGCCCCTGGCCCGTTTTGCCCCAATGTCGCGACGTGAAGGACCAGGTGTTCCTGGTGCTTGCCCATGTGGCATCGGCCGATGCGCTGGTCACGGGTGACGCCGATCTGCTGGCCTTGCGCGCTACATTCCCCTTGCCGATCTGCACCGCGCACGAGTACCGGCAGAAGCATTGA
- a CDS encoding cysteine hydrolase family protein: MPISREVLLLVDVINPLDFPEAEQMLASALAAARAIARLKQELARRGVAAIYANDNYGTWHSEFSDILQACRSLPGARGEIAELLAPAPEDLVILKPQHSAFHSTPLEHLLDRMRAERLCIVGFATDMCVMLSATDARMCGYQVQVPRNCTAAESAWRKREALRQLGRAFKCDTRASVAARKP, from the coding sequence GTGCCGATCAGCCGCGAGGTGCTGCTGCTCGTGGACGTGATCAACCCGCTGGACTTTCCCGAGGCCGAGCAGATGCTGGCGAGCGCACTCGCTGCCGCGCGCGCCATCGCGCGGCTCAAGCAGGAGCTCGCGCGCCGGGGCGTTGCCGCCATCTACGCCAACGACAACTACGGCACCTGGCACAGCGAGTTCAGCGACATCCTGCAGGCCTGCCGCAGCCTGCCCGGGGCGCGCGGCGAGATCGCCGAGCTGCTCGCACCCGCGCCCGAAGACCTGGTAATCCTCAAGCCCCAGCATTCGGCGTTTCATTCGACGCCGCTGGAACACTTGCTGGATCGCATGCGGGCCGAGCGGCTGTGCATCGTGGGGTTCGCTACCGACATGTGCGTCATGCTGTCCGCGACCGACGCGCGCATGTGTGGCTACCAGGTTCAGGTGCCGCGCAACTGCACCGCGGCCGAATCGGCATGGCGCAAGCGTGAGGCATTGCGCCAGTTGGGCCGCGCCTTCAAGTGCGACACCCGGGCGTCCGTGGCTGCACGCAAGCCTTGA
- the gloA gene encoding lactoylglutathione lyase: MRLLHTMLRVGDLQRSIDFYTRVLGMQLLRTSENPEYKYSLAFLGYEGGNPGQAEIELTWNWGVERYEHGNAYGHIAIGVPDAHAACERIKAAGGQVTREAGPVKGGSTIIAFVTDPDGYKIELIEKS; this comes from the coding sequence ATGCGACTTCTACACACCATGCTGCGTGTGGGCGACCTGCAGCGTTCCATCGATTTTTATACCCGGGTGCTGGGCATGCAGTTGCTGCGCACCAGCGAGAACCCCGAATACAAGTATTCGCTCGCCTTCCTCGGCTACGAAGGCGGCAACCCCGGCCAGGCCGAGATCGAACTGACCTGGAACTGGGGCGTCGAGCGCTACGAGCACGGCAATGCCTACGGCCACATCGCCATTGGCGTGCCCGATGCCCATGCGGCCTGCGAGCGCATCAAGGCCGCTGGCGGTCAGGTCACGCGCGAAGCCGGTCCGGTCAAGGGCGGCAGCACCATCATCGCCTTCGTGACGGACCCGGACGGCTACAAGATCGAGCTGATAGAAAAATCGTAG
- a CDS encoding bifunctional heptose 7-phosphate kinase/heptose 1-phosphate adenyltransferase: protein MVGDSMLDRYWEGAVERISPEAPVPVLRFGKQWQRAGGAANVAVNLSALGSRVTLATLLGEDEAGDDLVQLMSQAGVALHAVRAPGLTTTEKIRAVCSRHQLLRVDFERAPAPEAVQQLCSLVGDLLGSHPWVVLSDYRKGSLAHCEHLIAQAIERGCRVMVDPKGSSFEQYRGAWLLKPNEKEAAIVAGSWADERGFSRAMTGLRSRLEVEHLLVTRGERGMSLFSAGQEPAHIPAMAREVFDVSGAGDTVLAALASYLATGETLHDAIQRANLAAGIAVAKFGTAVVTRSEIRGLQHTVQA, encoded by the coding sequence GTGGTCGGCGACAGCATGCTCGACCGCTACTGGGAAGGGGCGGTGGAGCGCATCTCCCCCGAAGCGCCCGTGCCCGTGCTGCGTTTCGGCAAGCAGTGGCAGCGCGCCGGCGGCGCGGCGAATGTGGCGGTCAATCTGAGTGCCCTGGGAAGCCGCGTCACGCTCGCCACCCTGCTCGGCGAGGACGAGGCCGGCGACGATCTGGTGCAACTCATGAGCCAGGCCGGAGTCGCCTTGCATGCCGTGCGGGCCCCGGGGTTGACCACCACCGAGAAGATACGCGCGGTCTGCAGCCGCCATCAGTTGCTGCGCGTCGATTTCGAGCGCGCGCCAGCGCCCGAGGCCGTGCAACAGCTGTGTTCGCTCGTCGGCGATTTGCTGGGCAGCCACCCATGGGTGGTGCTGAGCGACTACCGCAAGGGCTCGCTTGCGCATTGCGAGCACTTGATCGCACAAGCCATCGAGCGCGGCTGCCGCGTCATGGTGGACCCCAAGGGCAGCAGCTTCGAGCAGTACAGGGGCGCCTGGTTGCTCAAGCCCAACGAGAAAGAAGCGGCCATTGTCGCGGGCAGCTGGGCCGATGAGCGCGGGTTCTCGCGCGCCATGACGGGCTTGCGCTCGCGCCTGGAGGTCGAGCACCTCCTGGTGACCCGGGGTGAGCGCGGCATGTCCCTGTTCAGCGCGGGGCAAGAGCCCGCGCACATCCCCGCGATGGCCAGGGAGGTCTTTGACGTGAGCGGCGCCGGCGACACCGTGCTCGCCGCGCTCGCCTCTTATCTCGCCACCGGCGAGACCCTGCACGATGCGATCCAGCGCGCCAATCTGGCGGCCGGCATCGCCGTTGCAAAGTTCGGTACCGCCGTAGTCACGCGCTCGGAAATCCGCGGTCTGCAGCACACGGTGCAGGCTTGA
- the selD gene encoding selenide, water dikinase SelD, whose protein sequence is MIHSPLEAAAPLRLTSLSHGGGCGCKIAPGVLQEILQGSAAGWVPPELLVGNETADDAAVYRLNDDQALVATTDFFMPIVDDPHDFGRIAAANAISDIYAMGARPIMALALLAMPLAKLSLETIGAVARGGQAICREAGIPIAGGHTIDSVEPIYGLVVMGLVHPGQVKRNRDARAGDVLILGKRLGVGVLSAALKKDRLSAQGYEALIASTTQLNTPGMALAQLPGVHALTDVTGFGLAGHALELARASRLAAHLYYDRLALLPQVAQLVEQGLQTGASRRNWEAYGAEVLLDPALAPAARAIVTDPQTSGGLLVSCTPQAAPEVLQLFAEQGFEHAAVVGEMLPPGSHSLLVRA, encoded by the coding sequence ATGATCCACAGCCCTCTTGAAGCCGCCGCACCCCTGCGCCTGACCAGTCTGTCGCATGGCGGCGGCTGCGGATGCAAGATCGCTCCCGGGGTGTTGCAGGAGATCCTTCAGGGCAGCGCCGCAGGCTGGGTGCCGCCCGAACTGCTGGTCGGCAATGAAACCGCGGACGACGCCGCGGTGTACCGGCTCAACGACGATCAGGCGTTGGTGGCCACGACCGACTTCTTCATGCCCATCGTGGACGACCCCCATGACTTCGGGCGCATCGCCGCGGCCAATGCCATCAGCGACATCTATGCCATGGGCGCCAGGCCCATCATGGCGCTGGCCTTGCTGGCCATGCCGCTGGCCAAGCTCTCGCTGGAAACCATAGGCGCCGTCGCGCGCGGCGGCCAAGCCATTTGCCGCGAGGCCGGCATCCCCATCGCGGGCGGGCACACCATAGATTCGGTCGAGCCGATCTACGGCCTGGTGGTCATGGGCCTGGTACACCCCGGCCAGGTCAAGCGCAACCGCGACGCGCGCGCGGGCGATGTGCTCATCCTGGGCAAGCGTCTGGGCGTGGGCGTGTTGTCGGCGGCGCTCAAGAAAGACAGGCTCAGCGCCCAGGGCTACGAGGCGCTGATCGCCAGCACCACACAGCTGAACACGCCGGGCATGGCGCTGGCGCAGCTGCCCGGGGTTCATGCGCTCACCGACGTGACCGGCTTTGGCCTGGCCGGCCATGCGCTGGAGCTTGCGCGGGCCTCGCGGCTTGCGGCGCATTTGTACTACGACAGGCTTGCGCTGCTGCCGCAGGTAGCGCAACTGGTCGAGCAAGGCTTGCAGACCGGCGCCTCGCGGCGCAACTGGGAGGCCTATGGCGCTGAGGTCTTGCTGGACCCGGCACTCGCGCCCGCTGCCCGCGCCATCGTCACCGACCCGCAGACCTCGGGCGGTCTGCTCGTCAGCTGCACGCCGCAGGCTGCGCCCGAGGTGTTGCAGCTGTTTGCCGAGCAGGGCTTCGAGCATGCGGCCGTGGTGGGCGAGATGCTGCCGCCGGGCAGCCATTCGCTGCTGGTGCGCGCCTGA
- a CDS encoding thymidylate synthase, translating to MNTRPVRSQYEDLMRHVYEHGVAKGDRTGTGTLSVFGHQMRFDLAEGFPLVTTKKVHLKSIIYELLWFLRGSGNARWLQERGVSIWDEWADPQTGDLGPVYGVQWRSWPTPGGAHIDQIAQVVEQLKSNPDSRRIIVSAWNVADLPSMALMPCHAVFQFYVAEGKLSCQLYQRSADIFLGVPFNIASYALLTHMLAQQCDLTAGDFIWTGGDCHLYNNHLEQVRTQLARTPYPYPVLHIRRRPASIFDYAYEDFEVQDYRHHPALKAPVAV from the coding sequence ATGAATACCCGCCCCGTTCGCTCCCAGTACGAAGACCTGATGCGCCATGTTTACGAACACGGCGTCGCCAAGGGCGACCGCACCGGTACCGGCACGCTGAGCGTCTTCGGGCACCAGATGCGTTTTGACCTGGCCGAGGGATTTCCGCTGGTCACGACCAAGAAGGTGCACCTCAAGTCCATCATCTACGAGCTGCTGTGGTTCCTGCGCGGCAGCGGCAACGCGCGCTGGCTGCAAGAGCGAGGCGTGAGCATCTGGGACGAATGGGCCGACCCGCAAACCGGCGACCTCGGTCCGGTGTACGGCGTGCAGTGGCGCTCCTGGCCGACGCCGGGCGGCGCGCACATCGACCAGATCGCCCAGGTCGTCGAGCAACTCAAGAGCAACCCGGACAGCCGACGCATCATCGTCTCGGCATGGAACGTGGCCGATCTGCCCAGCATGGCGCTCATGCCCTGCCATGCGGTCTTTCAGTTCTACGTGGCCGAGGGCAAGCTCAGCTGCCAGCTCTACCAGAGGAGCGCCGACATCTTCCTGGGCGTGCCGTTCAACATCGCCAGTTACGCGCTGCTCACGCACATGCTGGCCCAGCAATGCGACCTCACGGCAGGCGACTTCATCTGGACCGGCGGCGACTGCCACCTCTACAACAACCACCTCGAGCAGGTGCGCACCCAGCTGGCGCGCACGCCCTACCCTTACCCGGTGCTGCACATCAGGCGCCGGCCGGCATCCATCTTCGACTACGCCTACGAGGATTTCGAGGTGCAGGACTACCGGCACCATCCGGCGCTCAAGGCACCGGTCGCCGTCTGA
- a CDS encoding AbrB/MazE/SpoVT family DNA-binding domain-containing protein, with amino-acid sequence MLAKLTSKNQITLPKAAISRVQASDYFEVAVEDGRIVLTPVQMLRGQAVRDKLAQMGLSEQDVKDAVAWARQ; translated from the coding sequence GTGCTTGCCAAGCTGACATCCAAAAACCAGATCACTTTGCCCAAGGCCGCCATCTCGCGCGTGCAGGCCAGCGACTATTTCGAGGTGGCGGTGGAAGATGGACGCATCGTGCTGACCCCGGTACAGATGCTGCGCGGGCAGGCAGTGCGTGACAAGCTCGCGCAAATGGGCTTGAGCGAGCAAGACGTGAAAGATGCCGTCGCGTGGGCGCGGCAATGA
- a CDS encoding DNA topoisomerase IB, with protein MDDYTHGWRRVRRGRGFSYLDEHGRVIRDKQTLARLRKLAIPPAYTDVWICPDPAGHLQATGRDAKGRKQYRYHPLWKQWRSAAKFDRMLAFGRALPALRRAVQRDLARRRLDLTTVAAAVVRVMDLQGLRVGNEVYTLENGSYGLTTLQRRHAKTRGTRLLLKFRGKSHVMRQCAIDDRRVVRIARRCQDLPGQRLFQFLDETGEACEIRSDHVNDYIRGICGKNFTAKDFRTWHGSVHAMALALENANARDGDGAPSKLDAGEVAMQVARHLGNTPAVCRKFYIHPAVLALFGPTGRPLPRKRKSGKGLSQPESALLALLASRKRAKRAKKRDRGK; from the coding sequence GTGGACGACTACACGCATGGCTGGCGCCGGGTACGCCGAGGGCGCGGCTTCTCTTATCTGGATGAGCACGGCCGGGTGATACGGGACAAGCAGACGCTCGCTCGCCTGCGCAAGCTGGCGATACCGCCGGCCTATACCGATGTCTGGATTTGCCCAGACCCGGCAGGTCACCTGCAGGCGACGGGGCGCGATGCCAAGGGCCGCAAGCAATACCGCTACCACCCGCTGTGGAAGCAATGGCGCAGCGCCGCCAAGTTTGACCGCATGCTCGCATTTGGCCGAGCACTGCCCGCGCTGCGCCGTGCGGTGCAGCGCGATCTGGCGCGCCGCCGGCTCGACCTGACCACCGTGGCGGCCGCCGTCGTGCGCGTAATGGACTTGCAGGGACTGCGCGTGGGCAACGAGGTCTATACGCTGGAGAACGGCTCCTATGGCCTGACCACGCTGCAGCGGCGGCACGCAAAAACCCGAGGCACGCGCCTGCTGCTGAAGTTCCGCGGGAAAAGCCATGTCATGCGGCAATGCGCCATCGACGACCGCCGCGTGGTGCGCATTGCCCGGCGCTGCCAGGATCTGCCGGGCCAGCGCCTGTTTCAGTTTCTCGACGAAACCGGCGAAGCCTGCGAAATTCGCTCAGACCACGTGAACGATTACATCCGCGGCATTTGCGGCAAGAATTTCACCGCCAAGGATTTCCGCACCTGGCATGGCAGCGTGCACGCAATGGCGCTGGCATTGGAGAATGCAAACGCGCGCGATGGAGACGGCGCTCCTTCCAAATTGGACGCGGGCGAAGTCGCCATGCAGGTTGCCAGGCATCTGGGGAATACGCCCGCCGTCTGCCGCAAGTTCTACATTCACCCGGCAGTATTAGCGCTCTTCGGCCCCACGGGCAGGCCCCTGCCGCGCAAACGCAAGTCTGGCAAGGGCCTGAGTCAGCCCGAGTCGGCGCTGCTAGCCCTGCTTGCCAGCCGCAAACGCGCGAAACGGGCGAAAAAGCGTGACCGGGGGAAATGA